Proteins encoded in a region of the Polyodon spathula isolate WHYD16114869_AA chromosome 9, ASM1765450v1, whole genome shotgun sequence genome:
- the LOC121321225 gene encoding olfactory receptor 10A3-like — protein sequence MENASHVSSFTLIAFGDMGNNKYVYFAVTLIGYLFMVSVNSCFILLIILEKSLHEPMYICLCNLFINALLGTASFYPSFLYHLLSDTQVISYGFCYTQMCVMYTYIMGEMTILTAMAYDRYVAIYLPLKYNTVMTCTKLYRLLLAVWIYPVVMVSFRLIFSLSVPLCGNQINKLYCHNWDVMKLSCVDTTVNNILGFLVYASFIPLFSFIVYSYIKILIVCHNSSKEHNRKALQTCLPHLISLISFYATALSETVQSRLNPKNLSNIVRTITSLELLIVPPLLNPIIYCLILPEIRKRVVKTFRRKHIGPKITIPNATRH from the coding sequence ATGGAAAACGCATCCCATGTTTCATCGTTTACACTTATAGCATTTGGAGATATGGGTAacaacaaatatgtatattttgctGTCACTCTAATAGGGTATCTTTTTATGGTCAGtgtaaattcatgttttattttactaataataCTAGAGAAAAGCCTCCATGAGCCAATGTACATCTgcctctgtaatttatttattaatgcccTCTTAGGAACTGCTAGCTTCTACCCTTCATTTCTGTACCATCTTCTTTCAGACACCCAAGTCATTTCTTATGGATTTTGTTACACTCAAATGTgtgttatgtatacatatatcatGGGTGAAATGACAATTCTAACAGCTATGGCCTACGACAGGTATGTAGCAATATACTtgccattaaaatacaacactgtcatgACATGTACAAAACTGTACAGATTATTACTTGCAGTCTGGATCTATCCTGTTGTTATGGTGTCCTTTAGACTCATCTTTTCTCTGTCAGTTCCTTTATGTGGAAACcagattaataaattgtattgtcACAACTGGGATGTTATGAAGTTATCTTGTGTAGACACGACTGTTAATAATATTTTGGGATTTTTGGTGTATGCTTCATTTATTCCactcttttcttttattgtatactCTTACATTAAAATACTTATAGTATGCCATAACAGCTCCAAAGAACACAACAGGAAAGCTTTGCAAACCTGTCttccacatttaatttcattaatcagCTTTTATGCTACTGCGTTATCAGAAACGGTTCAAAGCCGATTAAACCCTAAGAACCTGTCAAACATTGTACGCACAATCACATCACTGGAACTTCTAATTGTCCCTCCTCTTTTGAATCCCATTATTTATTGCCTGATTCTGCCTGAGATCCGTAAAAGAgttgttaaaacatttagaagAAAACACATTGGTCCAAAAATAACAATTCCAAATGCAACCAGGCACTAG
- the LOC121321226 gene encoding olfactory receptor 51E1-like: protein MNGPLEKSLHEPMYICLCNLFMNALLGSASFYPSFLYHLLSDTQVISYGFCYTQMCVMYTYVMGEMTFLTVMAYDRYVAIYFPLKYNTVMTCTKLYKLLFAAWIYPVVMVSFALIFSVSVPLCGNQINKLYCHNWDVMKLSCVDTTANNIYGFLVYASFIPLFSFIVYSYIKILTVCRKSAKEHNRKALQTCLPHLISLISFYVAVLFDFMYSRYGSSDMPQALHNLLSVEFLIVPPVFNPVIYGLNLQKIWNKVTKMCSRNKVIQT from the exons ATGAACGGACCTTTAGAG aAAAGCCTCCATGAACCAATGTACATCTgcctctgtaatttatttatgaatgcccTCTTAGGATCTGCTAGCTTCTATCCTTCATTTCTGTATCATCTTCTTTCAGACACCCAAGTCATTTCTTATGGATTTTGTTACACTCAAATGTGTGTTATGTATACATATGTCATGGGTGAAATGACATTTCTAACAGTTATGGCCTATGACAGGTATGTAGCAATATACTtcccattaaaatacaacactgtcatgacatgtacaaaactgtacaagTTATTATTTGCAGCCTGGATCTATCCTGTTGTGATGGTGTCTTTTGCACTCATCTTTTCTGTGTCAGTTCCTTTATGTGGAAACcagattaataaattgtattgtcACAACTGGGATGTTATGAAGCTATCTTGTGTAGACACGACTGCTAATAATATTTATGGATTTTTGGTATATGCTTCATTTATTCCactcttttcttttattgtatactCTTACATTAAAATACTTACAGTATGCCGTAAGAGCGCCAAAGAGCACAACAGGAAAGCTTTGCAAACCTGTCttccacatttaatttcattaatcagcttttatg TTGCTGTGCTTTTTGATTTCATGTACAGTAGATACGGTTCAAGTGATATGCCACAGGCTTTACACAATCTCCTGTCAGTGGAATTTCTAATCGTCCCCCCTGTTTTCAATCCTGTCATTTATGGTTTAAACCTTCAGAAGATCTGgaacaaagttacaaaaatgtgcagcagaaacaaagtaatacaaactTAA